The following proteins come from a genomic window of Miscanthus floridulus cultivar M001 chromosome 2, ASM1932011v1, whole genome shotgun sequence:
- the LOC136538371 gene encoding uncharacterized protein, with protein MPRDVVGLGAKEAGASAIAEATEGEAGAPKTSDVRAVDAGAIEVEMAEARAPGSVETEAMEVETGQILAPPLVQTISSDDSSRGKEAADVEAASTAEQPVPDPAEGSSALVRLRPEPRGWNFPRVFWRNRADPEGEPVFALEDTAEGGALGHPRAVPPTGSAVAADSDDYYGSGLARCHAGARDPIPWEIGVPAK; from the exons atgcctcgcgatgttgtgggtcttggggcgaaggaggctggggcgtctgctattgccgaggccactgagggtgaggccggagcccccaagacctccgacgtcagggcggtggacgccggggccatcgaggtagagatggcggaggccagagcccccgggtccgtcgagaccgaggcgatggaggtggagacggggcaaattttggcgccgcccctggttcagacaatctcgtctgatgattcctcccgagggaaggaggcggcggacgtcgaggcggccagtaccgcggagcaaccagtcccagatcccgccgaggggagttcggctcttgtccggctacggcccgagcctcgcgggtggaacttcccgcgtgttttctggcggaaccgggctgaccccgagggggagcccgtgttcgcccttgaagataccgcAGAGGGGGGGGCATTGGggcaccctcgagcagtaccgccaactggcagtgcggtcgctgcagacagcgatgactattatgggtcaggacttgcccggtgtcacgcgg gagctcgagacccgatcccttgggaaatcggtgttcctgcgaaatga
- the LOC136536305 gene encoding uncharacterized protein, giving the protein MDGGSGLNILYVNTLELLELDQSRLRGGSAPFHGIVPGKRTRPLGRINLPCIEYAEAIAEAEALIADLDQLANEVPDAKRRIGTFEPAEDVKLVPVDPTVPDGRGLKVSATLDSK; this is encoded by the exons atggacgggggcagcggcctcaacatcctctacgtcaacactctggagctcctggagctcgaccaatcaCGGCTCCGAggtggttccgcgcccttccacggcatcgtgccaggaaagcgcacgcgaccccttgggcgcatcaacttaccc tgcatcgagtacgccgaggccatcgcggaggccgaggccctcatcgccgatcttGACCAGCTTGCTaacgaggttcccgacgccaagcggcgcatcgggaccttcgagcccgcggaggacgtcaagctcgtccccgtcgatcccaccgtccccgacggccgGGGACTGaaggtcagcgccaccctcgacagcaaatag